The following proteins are encoded in a genomic region of Bacteroidota bacterium:
- the crtI gene encoding phytoene desaturase, with protein MKKQIVVIGGGFAGLSAATTLAKDGHSVTLLEKNKTVGGRAGKLVVDGFTFDLGPSWYWMPEVFENYFKQFGVAVTDAYKLVRLDPSYKVFFSPTESIEVPASLEAFYAVFEKYEPGSSVQLKKFLAEAEYKYNISMSDFVNKPSLSITEFFDIRIVTAALKMDLFKSISAYIKKHFTHPYLIQLLEFPVLFLGAKPNETPALYSMMNYADIVLGTWYPMGGMYKIVEAMEKVANAQGVKIKTGISVEKIIVQNGKSQSVLANGIEYIADVVVGAADYHHVEQNLLEPAYRNYSEKYWKSRKMAPSCLMYYLGIDKKIKHLEHHNLFFDAPFELHAEEIYDRPQWPSNPLFYATCGSILDPEVAPAGKENIVLLIPVAVDLQDSEEIREKYFTIMIERLEQLTGEKIKEHVIVKQSFCINDFKQAYNSFGGNAYGLANTLAQTAILKPSLRNKKVANLFYTGQLTVPGPGVPPSIISGQVVAKEINKYLAK; from the coding sequence AAAAAACAAATTGTAGTTATTGGAGGAGGATTTGCCGGATTATCGGCAGCAACAACATTAGCCAAAGATGGGCATTCTGTTACTTTACTCGAGAAAAACAAAACAGTTGGTGGTAGAGCGGGAAAGCTGGTTGTTGATGGTTTTACTTTTGATTTGGGCCCAAGCTGGTACTGGATGCCGGAAGTATTTGAAAATTATTTTAAGCAATTTGGAGTTGCTGTAACAGATGCCTATAAATTGGTGCGATTAGATCCTTCGTACAAAGTATTTTTTAGTCCAACTGAATCTATAGAAGTACCGGCAAGTTTGGAGGCATTTTATGCTGTATTTGAAAAGTACGAACCGGGTAGTAGTGTTCAACTAAAAAAGTTTTTAGCAGAAGCTGAGTATAAATACAACATCAGTATGAGTGATTTTGTAAACAAACCCAGCCTTTCGATTACAGAATTTTTTGATATTCGGATTGTTACAGCTGCTTTAAAAATGGACTTGTTTAAATCCATCAGTGCTTACATTAAAAAGCATTTTACACATCCTTATTTAATTCAGTTGCTCGAATTCCCTGTTTTGTTTTTAGGTGCTAAACCAAACGAAACTCCGGCTTTATATAGCATGATGAATTATGCCGACATAGTTTTGGGTACTTGGTATCCAATGGGTGGTATGTATAAAATTGTTGAAGCCATGGAAAAGGTTGCTAATGCCCAAGGTGTTAAAATAAAAACCGGTATTTCGGTTGAAAAAATTATCGTGCAAAATGGGAAATCGCAAAGTGTTCTTGCTAATGGCATCGAGTATATTGCTGATGTAGTTGTTGGAGCTGCCGATTACCATCATGTTGAGCAAAATTTGTTAGAACCTGCTTACCGCAATTATTCTGAAAAGTATTGGAAATCGCGAAAGATGGCTCCCTCCTGCTTAATGTATTACCTTGGAATTGATAAAAAAATAAAGCATCTGGAACACCATAATTTATTTTTTGATGCCCCTTTTGAATTGCACGCAGAAGAAATATATGATCGTCCTCAATGGCCTTCCAATCCATTGTTTTATGCTACTTGTGGGTCAATTTTAGATCCTGAAGTTGCTCCTGCCGGTAAAGAAAATATAGTACTGTTAATTCCTGTAGCCGTTGATTTACAAGATAGCGAAGAAATACGTGAAAAGTATTTTACTATTATGATTGAACGTTTGGAACAACTAACCGGAGAAAAAATTAAAGAGCATGTGATTGTTAAACAAAGCTTTTGTATCAATGATTTTAAACAAGCTTATAATTCGTTTGGGGGCAATGCATACGGATTGGCGAATACTTTGGCACAAACCGCTATTTTAAAACCATCCTTAAGAAACAAAAAGGTAGCTAATTTATTTTATACCGGACAATTAACAGTGCCCGGTCCTGGAGTTCCTCCTTCAATTATTTCAGGGCAAGTGGTAGCTAAAGAAATTAATAAATATCTGGCTAAGTAA
- a CDS encoding radical SAM protein translates to MVRFTAYRKYLYYLQHFATPKKLHNILLNKSEQKNKLIQLKSKPYKITLDPGNVCNLKCPCCHTGIKHAEMIKPTFLTFKNYQVVFNNVKDYALSVALYNWGEPLLNKEIFDIIDYTTANKVGSTLHSNFNYLTPAMAENLVKSKLTHIYLSIDGASQEVYSKYRVKGNYEKVIGNIELLVAAKKKAKSKFPFITWKYLTFPFNIHEVEAARTKAEQLGVDNFEVFTASPHLMDIYDEAEKISANSTSIANTPEICSSLWSSLYVGPDGTVFPCSLSFRKSESFGNLLDEKLSTIWNNSSYHASRKMFSTNTDLDVVPLPCKGCKYFIKCSRKPQLAAHLN, encoded by the coding sequence ATGGTACGATTTACAGCTTATCGCAAATACCTGTATTATTTGCAGCACTTTGCAACTCCTAAAAAACTTCACAATATATTACTTAATAAATCAGAGCAAAAAAATAAGCTTATCCAACTTAAGAGTAAGCCTTATAAAATTACGCTTGACCCGGGCAATGTGTGCAATTTAAAATGTCCTTGTTGCCACACAGGAATCAAGCATGCTGAAATGATTAAACCTACATTTTTAACTTTCAAAAACTATCAAGTAGTATTCAATAATGTGAAAGATTATGCACTTAGTGTAGCATTGTACAATTGGGGAGAACCATTATTAAACAAGGAAATATTTGACATTATTGATTATACAACAGCCAATAAAGTGGGAAGTACTTTACATTCTAATTTTAATTACTTAACTCCTGCAATGGCTGAAAACCTTGTAAAATCAAAACTTACACATATTTATTTATCCATCGATGGTGCCTCTCAAGAAGTATATTCAAAATATCGCGTGAAGGGAAATTATGAGAAAGTAATTGGCAATATTGAACTTTTGGTTGCTGCCAAGAAAAAAGCTAAAAGTAAATTTCCATTTATTACCTGGAAATACTTAACCTTTCCATTTAATATACATGAGGTGGAAGCTGCACGAACAAAGGCTGAGCAATTAGGAGTAGATAATTTTGAAGTGTTTACAGCATCGCCACACTTAATGGACATTTACGATGAAGCAGAAAAAATTTCAGCGAATTCTACTTCAATAGCCAACACTCCAGAAATTTGTAGTAGTTTGTGGAGCAGCTTGTATGTTGGTCCGGATGGAACTGTTTTTCCATGTTCACTTTCATTTCGGAAAAGCGAATCATTTGGAAATTTGTTAGATGAGAAACTTTCAACTATTTGGAACAATAGTAGCTATCATGCTTCTCGAAAAATGTTTTCTACAAACACAGATTTAGATGTAGTTCCATTGCCTTGTAAAGGATGCAAGTATTTTATAAAATGTAGCAGAAAGCCTCAGCTGGCTGCTCATTTAAATTAA
- a CDS encoding DUF1343 domain-containing protein, whose amino-acid sequence MCRVLLNISAKCGKIIILLSLLVHFTLVSAQIKRKAIRVGAERTEQYLAILKNKKIAILANQSSLIGQTHLVDSLLKLSIEVKKVFCPEHGFRGDADAGEQVKNYKDPKTHLPVISLYGASKKPSIKDLAGIDYLIFDLQDVGARFYTYISTLKYVMEACAENEVKLIVLDRPNPNGFYIDGPIREESFSSFVGIVPIPVVHGLTVGEFAKMANGQGWLANGKICELTVITCENYSHRDYYTLPIHPSPNLPTMTSVYLYPSLCFFEGTAVSLGRGTSKPFQQIGYPNLSGTDYSFTPVSTPGASKNPPYKDQQCKGYDLSDYGETMVKLEKKLNLFWLIELYKGYPDKDKFFTSYFNKLAGNSTLKEQIIAGKSEEEIRASWQAGLDEYKRMRKRYLLYQDFE is encoded by the coding sequence ATGTGTAGAGTGTTACTAAATATCAGCGCAAAGTGTGGAAAAATAATTATTCTGCTTTCATTGTTAGTTCACTTTACTTTAGTAAGTGCTCAAATCAAGCGCAAAGCAATACGTGTTGGTGCTGAACGAACGGAGCAGTATTTAGCTATTCTTAAAAATAAGAAAATTGCCATACTTGCTAATCAAAGTAGTTTAATTGGGCAAACACACTTGGTTGATTCTTTACTTAAATTATCGATTGAAGTAAAAAAAGTTTTTTGTCCTGAACACGGTTTTAGAGGCGATGCCGATGCCGGTGAACAAGTAAAAAACTACAAAGATCCCAAAACACACTTACCGGTAATTTCTTTGTATGGCGCATCCAAGAAGCCATCAATAAAGGATTTAGCTGGTATTGATTACTTGATATTTGATTTACAAGATGTTGGTGCTCGTTTCTATACTTACATATCAACCTTAAAATATGTAATGGAAGCCTGTGCCGAGAATGAAGTTAAATTAATTGTACTCGATAGACCTAATCCCAATGGATTTTATATTGATGGTCCTATTCGTGAAGAATCCTTTTCATCCTTTGTTGGAATTGTCCCAATTCCAGTTGTGCATGGATTAACCGTAGGTGAGTTTGCTAAAATGGCGAATGGTCAAGGATGGCTTGCCAACGGAAAAATATGTGAGCTCACAGTAATTACTTGTGAAAATTATTCACATCGTGATTATTATACTTTACCAATTCATCCTTCCCCAAATTTACCTACCATGACTTCCGTTTATTTGTATCCTTCTTTGTGTTTCTTTGAAGGTACAGCTGTAAGCTTGGGAAGAGGCACCAGTAAACCTTTTCAGCAAATTGGTTATCCTAATTTAAGCGGAACCGATTACAGTTTTACACCTGTATCAACTCCCGGAGCCAGTAAAAATCCTCCTTACAAGGATCAGCAGTGCAAAGGATATGATTTATCAGACTATGGCGAAACTATGGTTAAGCTTGAGAAAAAGTTAAATCTTTTTTGGTTAATCGAATTGTATAAAGGCTATCCTGATAAAGATAAATTTTTCACTTCCTACTTTAATAAGTTGGCAGGAAATTCAACTTTGAAGGAGCAAATTATAGCTGGTAAATCAGAAGAAGAAATCCGCGCTTCATGGCAAGCAGGTCTTGATGAATACAAACGAATGCGTAAACGCTATTTGTTGTACCAAGATTTTGAGTAA
- a CDS encoding ABC transporter permease, translating into MNTELFIARKILFQKSNSGGIQSKPIVTIAVWAIALGVAVMLISVAVLTGFQKQITEKVIGFGGHIQITDFVPNASLEPKPVEKSKFKLPTLKNINGVAHSQVFATKAGIIKTNEAIEGVVLKGISVDYDLSFFKTNLRAGKLPVFTDTSTSNDILISKKIADKLRFKVQDKLIMYFIQQPARMRKFTVSGIYETGLEDFDDKYVLCDLHQIQKLNDWTSTQIGGVELSVSDFNQLASVGENVYASIDSDLDSKTIRELYPQLFDWLDLQNINVLVILLMMIAVGAMNMVTALLILIIERTNMIGLLKALGASNLSLRKLFYTRQYTLRERDYS; encoded by the coding sequence TTGAACACTGAATTATTTATAGCCCGAAAAATTTTGTTTCAAAAAAGCAATTCGGGAGGCATACAAAGCAAACCTATAGTTACTATTGCAGTATGGGCTATTGCATTGGGAGTGGCTGTAATGCTAATTTCAGTAGCTGTTCTTACCGGTTTCCAAAAACAAATTACCGAAAAGGTAATTGGTTTCGGAGGACATATTCAAATTACCGATTTTGTGCCAAATGCCTCACTTGAGCCCAAACCGGTTGAGAAAAGCAAATTTAAATTACCAACATTAAAAAATATTAATGGTGTAGCTCACAGTCAAGTTTTTGCTACTAAAGCCGGAATTATTAAAACCAACGAAGCTATTGAAGGGGTAGTATTAAAAGGCATTTCAGTGGATTACGATTTATCGTTTTTTAAAACCAATCTTCGAGCCGGTAAACTACCCGTTTTTACTGATACAAGTACCTCAAATGATATATTAATTTCTAAAAAAATTGCTGATAAACTGCGCTTTAAAGTTCAAGACAAACTCATCATGTACTTTATTCAACAACCAGCTCGTATGCGTAAATTCACTGTTAGTGGTATATATGAAACAGGTCTCGAGGATTTTGATGATAAATATGTATTGTGCGATTTGCATCAAATACAAAAATTAAATGATTGGACATCCACTCAAATTGGTGGTGTTGAGTTATCGGTTAGTGATTTTAACCAGCTCGCATCAGTGGGAGAAAACGTGTATGCTTCTATTGATAGTGATTTAGACTCAAAAACTATTCGTGAATTGTATCCTCAATTATTTGATTGGTTGGATTTACAGAACATTAATGTGCTAGTAATTTTATTGATGATGATTGCTGTTGGTGCCATGAACATGGTTACTGCATTGCTTATTTTGATAATTGAAAGAACCAATATGATTGGATTGCTTAAAGCTTTGGGTGCTTCCAATTTAAGTTTACGGAAATTGTTTTATACCAGGCAATATACCTTACGGGAAAGGGATTACTCTTAG
- a CDS encoding pyridoxal-phosphate dependent enzyme, with protein MYYNNILETIGNTPLVKLNNVTKDIPAAVLAKIETTNPGNSIKDRMALKMIEDAEKDGRLKPGGTIIEGTSGNTGMGLAIAAIIKGYKCIFTTTDKQSKEKVDALRAFGAEVVVCPTDVEPEDPRSYYSVSSRLEKEVPNSWKPNQYDNPSNSLAHYEQTGPEIWEQTEGKITHLVVGVGTGGTICGTGKYLKEKNPNIQILGIDTYGSVFKKYKETGIFDKNEIYPYVTEGIGEDFLPANVDFNIIDHFEKVTDKDAALMTREIVKREGIFVGNSAGSAMAGLLQMKDRFKKGDLVVVIFHDHGTRYLGKMFNDDWMRMKGYFDKKGLVARDLVVTNKKAELVTIDAKETVEKAAKMMSEMDISQIPVTSDKRIVGSLSENHLFSSLIKNPEIKLNAVETVMQAAFPFVDISTPIDSLSKMITPENPALLVRDFKTDNTYIITKSDIISALLV; from the coding sequence ATGTATTACAACAACATACTTGAAACTATTGGAAACACTCCATTAGTTAAGCTCAACAACGTTACGAAAGATATTCCTGCTGCGGTATTGGCGAAAATTGAAACCACAAATCCAGGGAATTCAATTAAAGACCGGATGGCTTTAAAAATGATTGAAGATGCCGAAAAAGATGGTCGTTTAAAACCAGGCGGAACCATTATTGAAGGTACTAGTGGTAATACGGGCATGGGTTTGGCGATAGCTGCAATTATTAAAGGTTACAAATGCATTTTTACAACCACCGATAAACAATCAAAAGAAAAGGTTGATGCCTTGCGTGCCTTTGGTGCAGAAGTGGTGGTATGTCCTACCGATGTTGAACCGGAAGATCCCCGCTCCTATTATTCGGTTTCATCGCGACTTGAAAAGGAAGTTCCTAATTCATGGAAACCAAATCAATACGACAATCCTTCAAATTCATTGGCACATTATGAGCAAACCGGTCCTGAAATATGGGAACAAACTGAAGGTAAAATAACCCATTTGGTTGTAGGAGTTGGCACAGGAGGTACAATTTGCGGTACAGGAAAATATTTAAAAGAAAAAAATCCCAACATACAAATACTTGGAATTGATACTTATGGCTCGGTTTTTAAAAAATACAAGGAGACCGGAATTTTTGACAAAAATGAAATTTATCCATATGTAACCGAGGGAATTGGCGAAGATTTTTTACCTGCTAATGTTGATTTTAACATTATTGATCATTTTGAAAAAGTAACAGATAAAGATGCTGCATTAATGACGCGCGAGATTGTAAAACGTGAAGGTATTTTTGTTGGAAACTCTGCAGGTTCAGCAATGGCGGGCTTACTTCAAATGAAGGACCGCTTTAAAAAAGGCGATTTAGTAGTAGTTATTTTCCATGATCATGGTACACGTTATCTAGGTAAAATGTTTAACGATGACTGGATGCGCATGAAAGGATATTTCGACAAAAAAGGTTTGGTAGCAAGGGATTTAGTAGTAACCAACAAAAAAGCAGAATTGGTCACTATCGATGCAAAAGAAACCGTTGAAAAAGCTGCCAAGATGATGAGCGAAATGGATATTTCACAAATACCGGTAACTTCAGATAAGCGTATTGTTGGTTCATTGAGTGAGAATCATTTATTTTCGTCCTTAATAAAAAATCCGGAAATTAAATTAAATGCAGTTGAAACCGTGATGCAGGCTGCTTTTCCATTCGTTGATATTTCAACTCCTATTGATTCATTGTCGAAAATGATTACACCGGAAAATCCTGCTTTATTGGTGCGTGACTTTAAAACCGACAATACTTATATCATTACAAAAAGCGATATTATTTCGGCCTTGTTGGTATAG
- a CDS encoding ABC transporter substrate-binding protein has translation MIQSTDQLGRVLSFSEVPKRIISCVPSQTELLFDLGLRDEVVGITKFCIHPDVWFRNKTRIGGTKNLDIVKIKSLKPDLIIANKEENTREQLEELMLDYPVWISDVKDLEEAGQLIIGLGNLLNRSNEAKQMLQAITTKFSRLQPVQNKSCVYFIWNNPYMCVGDSTFINHLLEKCGFTNCFKNNGRYPQISAHEIAIAKPDLLFLSSEPFPFKTRDISHFENISPTSKVIMVNGEAFSWYGSRLLKSVDYFEELLKTI, from the coding sequence ATGATTCAGAGCACCGATCAACTTGGGCGAGTTCTTTCGTTTTCGGAAGTTCCAAAACGCATCATTTCATGTGTGCCATCTCAAACTGAATTATTATTTGATTTGGGCTTGAGAGATGAAGTCGTTGGTATCACTAAATTTTGCATACATCCTGACGTATGGTTTAGAAACAAAACCCGCATTGGTGGTACTAAAAATTTAGACATCGTTAAAATAAAATCGCTCAAACCTGATTTGATTATTGCCAATAAAGAAGAAAATACGCGTGAGCAACTTGAAGAATTAATGTTGGATTATCCGGTATGGATAAGCGATGTAAAAGATTTGGAAGAAGCCGGGCAGCTTATTATAGGTTTGGGAAATTTGTTGAATCGTAGCAATGAGGCTAAACAAATGCTTCAAGCAATAACTACCAAATTTTCGCGTTTACAACCAGTGCAAAATAAATCATGCGTGTATTTTATTTGGAATAATCCTTACATGTGTGTTGGGGATTCAACTTTTATTAATCATTTGTTAGAGAAGTGTGGTTTCACCAATTGCTTCAAAAATAATGGTCGGTATCCACAAATTTCAGCCCATGAAATTGCTATTGCAAAACCCGATTTGTTATTCCTTTCGTCGGAGCCATTCCCTTTTAAAACAAGGGATATTTCACACTTTGAAAATATTTCCCCAACTTCAAAAGTTATAATGGTAAACGGGGAAGCATTTAGCTGGTATGGCTCACGTCTGCTTAAAAGTGTTGATTATTTTGAAGAATTGTTAAAAACCATTTGA
- a CDS encoding patatin-like phospholipase family protein translates to MRILSSLFLLSLLLLFSSNNTQAQKVGVVLSGGGADGVAHIGVLKALEENHIPIDYIVGTSMGAFIAGMYASGYSVAEIEKFIKSDKFKRAAEGDVEEKYIFYLKKKESDASWISFKFAPDTVLSTSLPTNFISPVPIDFTLVELFANSSAAANYNFDSLMIPFRCVGSDVTEKRQVVFNKGDVGQCIRASMSYPFYIKPILIDGNLFFDGGLYNNFPIDVLYHDFKPDVIIGSSVADKIKAPDEDNVILQIKSMLINRGKSEPVPVPSIIIEPLVENIGLFEFKNAAKVLENGYDAANQKMDSIKLVISRRENADSLSCKRQLFMGKKERLVFERILIDGLKPKQAHYVKKLLSNNSKLITLEELKPKYYRLVADDKIRQIYPLSKYNAKSGYYDLLLKIKREKDLFISFGGNVSSRPINAGFIGLQYNYLRKISITSSGNIYFGKLYGSYQGKLRFDFPSRLPFYAEASFTRSRWDFFKSSTAFFEESKPSFLVQNDLYGDVNLGLPAKNKGKIITGSAFANSYVKYYQTKIFSATDTADRTDFYLTSPYIYYERNTLNKKQYANSGTYFLAKLRYISGREVNHPGSTAENRSVYSRYHNWFNLHLVYDNYFKRKGNLRLGFFVEGVFSNQDFFNNYTASILSAPAFMPIPESRTLFLENFRAHSFAAGGLRTIVNLYTNFDIRLEGFAYQPYKEIIKQPDLTAAYGAPFAKVYFIGSTSLIYHSPIGPLSFSVNYYDRKTNSFNFLFSFGYLLFNKKSTE, encoded by the coding sequence ATGCGCATACTTTCATCTTTATTTTTACTTAGCTTATTATTACTGTTTAGCAGTAATAATACGCAAGCACAAAAAGTAGGTGTGGTATTGAGTGGTGGTGGAGCTGATGGAGTTGCCCACATAGGAGTATTAAAAGCGCTGGAAGAGAACCATATACCAATTGATTATATTGTTGGTACCAGTATGGGTGCCTTTATTGCCGGAATGTACGCCTCGGGATATTCGGTTGCTGAAATTGAAAAGTTTATTAAAAGCGATAAATTTAAACGAGCCGCCGAAGGTGATGTAGAAGAAAAATATATTTTTTATTTAAAGAAAAAGGAAAGTGATGCTTCTTGGATTTCCTTTAAATTTGCACCAGATACGGTTTTATCTACCTCTCTCCCAACCAATTTTATATCACCTGTTCCAATTGATTTTACTTTAGTTGAATTATTTGCCAATTCATCAGCTGCCGCCAATTACAATTTTGACAGTTTGATGATTCCTTTTCGATGTGTAGGTTCGGATGTTACCGAAAAGCGCCAAGTAGTTTTCAATAAAGGCGATGTGGGTCAATGTATCCGAGCATCTATGTCGTATCCTTTTTATATAAAACCAATACTAATAGATGGAAATTTATTTTTTGATGGTGGATTGTACAACAACTTCCCAATTGATGTATTGTACCACGATTTTAAACCAGATGTAATTATTGGAAGTAGTGTGGCAGATAAGATAAAGGCACCTGATGAAGACAACGTTATTTTGCAAATAAAAAGCATGTTAATTAACAGAGGCAAATCAGAGCCAGTTCCTGTTCCCTCTATTATTATTGAACCGCTAGTTGAGAACATTGGCTTGTTTGAATTTAAAAATGCTGCTAAAGTTTTAGAGAATGGATATGATGCTGCTAATCAAAAAATGGACAGTATTAAATTAGTGATTAGCAGACGTGAAAATGCCGATTCATTGAGTTGTAAAAGACAACTATTTATGGGTAAAAAAGAGCGGCTTGTTTTTGAACGCATACTCATTGATGGGCTAAAACCGAAGCAAGCCCATTATGTAAAAAAACTATTGAGCAATAACTCTAAATTAATTACTCTTGAAGAACTAAAGCCAAAATATTATCGTTTAGTGGCAGACGATAAGATTCGACAAATTTATCCTTTGTCGAAATACAATGCTAAATCGGGTTATTACGATTTATTATTAAAGATTAAGCGCGAAAAAGATTTGTTTATTTCTTTTGGAGGAAATGTTTCATCGCGTCCCATAAATGCAGGATTTATTGGTCTTCAATACAATTATTTGCGAAAAATTTCCATTACATCAAGTGGCAATATATATTTCGGAAAGCTATATGGTTCCTATCAAGGTAAGTTACGTTTTGATTTTCCATCTCGTTTACCTTTTTACGCCGAAGCCTCCTTTACACGCAGTCGCTGGGATTTTTTTAAAAGCAGTACCGCTTTTTTTGAAGAATCGAAACCATCCTTTTTGGTCCAAAATGATTTGTATGGGGATGTAAATCTAGGATTACCGGCAAAAAATAAAGGTAAAATTATTACTGGTTCAGCCTTTGCTAACAGTTATGTTAAGTACTATCAAACCAAGATTTTTTCAGCCACCGATACCGCCGATCGTACTGATTTTTATTTAACCAGTCCCTATATCTATTACGAACGAAACACACTTAACAAAAAACAATACGCCAATAGTGGAACTTATTTTCTAGCTAAATTGCGTTATATAAGCGGCCGCGAAGTAAATCATCCAGGTTCAACCGCCGAAAACAGAAGCGTTTACAGCCGCTATCACAATTGGTTTAACTTACACCTTGTGTATGACAATTATTTTAAACGTAAAGGAAATTTGCGTTTGGGATTTTTTGTTGAAGGTGTTTTTTCGAACCAAGATTTTTTCAACAACTACACTGCTAGTATTTTGTCGGCACCAGCATTTATGCCTATTCCCGAGAGCAGAACCTTATTTTTAGAAAATTTCAGAGCACATTCCTTTGCTGCTGGAGGACTTCGAACTATCGTAAATTTATATACTAATTTTGATATACGTTTAGAAGGATTTGCCTATCAACCCTATAAGGAAATTATCAAGCAACCCGATTTAACCGCTGCTTATGGTGCTCCATTTGCAAAAGTATATTTTATTGGATCCACCTCTTTGATTTATCACAGTCCAATTGGTCCGCTAAGCTTTAGCGTAAATTATTACGACCGTAAAACGAATTCCTTTAATTTTTTATTTTCGTTCGGATACTTATTGTTTAATAAAAAATCTACCGAGTAA
- a CDS encoding FAD-binding protein, with protein MIQDIDLIASVREASNSELIKEKIAALCSVTNSEITSLVLLKRSIDARARTIKVNLRYRVYINEVVPTILPDFIQYSNVATAKPVLIIGAGPAGLFAALRLIEKGLKPILIERGKNVRERRRDLADLNRKQVVNPDSNYCFGEGGAGTYSDGKLYTRSTKKGDVSTILKSFIQFGADEMIAVDAHPHIGTNKLPKIIQNIRNQIIDSGGEIHFNTRMVDFIINENKISEVKTIHTQTNEVRLFRGEAVILASGHSARDIFELLHKKELSIEAKEFAAGVRVEHPQAVIDALQYHCRTSEEVQEARNYLPAAAYSWVEQIDGKGVYSFCMCPGGIIAPCATGPEQVVTNGWSPSKRDNPFANSGIVVTITEEDWKKYTNHGALAALAYQMQLEKISFEAGGKCQIAPAQRLLDFVNGVISVDLPACSYQPGIVSAPLHQLLPPEIAKRLQKAFQLIGKKMKGYLTNDAVIVAVESRTSSPVRIPRDKHELHHPQLFNLYPCGEGAGYADGIVSAAIDGQNCAQKIYEKITR; from the coding sequence ATGATTCAAGATATTGATTTGATTGCTTCAGTTAGAGAAGCCTCAAATTCAGAACTGATTAAAGAAAAAATTGCTGCACTGTGTTCAGTTACAAACTCTGAAATTACTTCATTGGTGCTGTTGAAGCGTTCGATAGATGCACGTGCTAGAACTATAAAAGTAAATCTACGCTACCGTGTTTATATCAACGAAGTTGTACCGACAATTCTACCTGACTTTATTCAGTATTCAAATGTTGCAACCGCAAAACCGGTACTCATAATTGGTGCAGGACCCGCAGGATTGTTCGCCGCTTTACGCTTAATCGAAAAAGGCCTTAAACCTATTTTAATTGAACGTGGTAAAAATGTAAGAGAAAGACGTCGCGATTTAGCTGATTTAAATCGCAAGCAAGTAGTTAACCCCGATTCAAATTATTGTTTTGGCGAAGGTGGGGCAGGCACTTATTCAGATGGAAAATTGTATACACGTTCTACCAAAAAGGGAGATGTATCAACTATTTTAAAATCGTTTATTCAATTCGGTGCCGATGAAATGATTGCTGTTGACGCTCATCCACATATAGGCACGAATAAACTTCCCAAAATAATTCAAAATATTCGCAATCAAATTATTGATTCCGGTGGCGAAATACATTTCAATACCCGTATGGTTGATTTTATTATCAACGAAAATAAAATTTCAGAAGTAAAAACCATCCATACTCAAACTAACGAAGTGCGCTTATTTAGAGGTGAAGCAGTTATTTTGGCAAGCGGACATTCAGCACGAGATATTTTTGAATTACTACATAAAAAAGAACTTTCAATAGAAGCAAAAGAATTTGCTGCAGGCGTACGAGTTGAGCATCCTCAAGCTGTTATTGATGCATTGCAATATCATTGCAGAACGAGCGAAGAAGTGCAAGAAGCAAGAAATTATTTACCTGCAGCCGCTTACAGTTGGGTTGAGCAAATTGATGGGAAAGGGGTTTATTCGTTTTGCATGTGTCCGGGCGGAATTATTGCACCTTGTGCTACCGGACCTGAACAAGTGGTTACAAATGGTTGGAGTCCTTCTAAACGCGATAACCCATTTGCCAATTCAGGAATTGTTGTTACAATTACAGAAGAAGATTGGAAAAAATACACAAACCATGGGGCTTTAGCAGCATTAGCTTATCAAATGCAACTCGAAAAAATTTCATTTGAAGCCGGAGGCAAATGTCAAATTGCTCCAGCTCAGCGTTTACTCGATTTTGTGAACGGCGTAATTTCTGTTGATTTACCGGCTTGTTCCTATCAACCGGGTATAGTTTCGGCACCTTTGCATCAGCTCCTACCACCCGAAATTGCAAAACGTTTGCAAAAAGCTTTTCAACTCATTGGTAAAAAAATGAAAGGTTATTTAACCAATGATGCTGTAATTGTTGCTGTTGAATCACGTACTTCTTCACCAGTGCGCATACCTCGTGATAAACACGAACTCCATCATCCTCAACTTTTCAACTTGTATCCTTGTGGTGAAGGTGCAGGTTACGCAGACGGAATTGTTTCAGCAGCGATTGATGGACAGAATTGCGCTCAAAAAATTTACGAAAAAATTACTCGGTAG